GGCATCGCGTGGGGCAGGTTTGCCCGGGGGAAGCATCGAAAGGCCCGCAATGGAAAGGCGATGGGCCTTTTCCGGGTCGAGCATGAAAATCGCGGGCCTGACGAGGGGAAACAGCATGACGGGCGCTGCTATGAAGAAGCCGGCGAACCGTGTCGAGCCGATCCTGAAGACCGCCACCGCGTGCGACGAAGCGAAGGCTCAGGACGATGTGTCGTTTCCATACAATCAAATCCAGAAGCGAATCGGTAGCACCTCGTTTGCGACCCGAAGGGCTCTAAAGCAGCGATGCTAGAGTTCTTTCCTTTCAGGGCGGCCATCGGGACGAAGTTCCGGGCCGCCTTTTTTTTGCGCCTTTTCCTCGCGGCTATACCCCATTCCGGACCGGTTTCCTGTCGTTGCCTCTGGCGCATCGCGCTTTCATGCTACACAGGTGGCGCGAAGACAGCAGAATTCAGGAGCGGGTAATGAAGGCAGTTTGGGTAATCGGCGTGGCCGGTCTGGCACTCGGGGGATGTGCGACGGTGGACGGTTACGGGGCGGATGGCACGGCGTCCGCCGCCACCGTTCAGCCCGTCGCGCCCGAAACGGCAAGCCCGGTCAACGCCTCCGCGATTGCCGCAGCGGAAAATATCGGTTCCCTGTTCGAGGCGTATGACGACGCATCGCTCGAGCTTTCGCCGCTGGGCAAGGCCTATCGCGGCATTCGCGACGAGGATTACGGCGAATGGGGCGATTTCACCGATGCGGGCGAGCGTCAGTCGTTCGAGCTGCTGCAATTCACGGCAGAGCAGATGCGCGGCAAGTTCGACGTGGATGCGTTGCCGGAGCAGGACGCCTTGTCCTATCGCCTGTTCGAAGCGGTTGAAGAACGGCGCGCATCGCTTTTCCCGTATCGCAAATACGGCTACATCTTCGACCAGATGAACGGCGCGCAAAGCCAGCTGCCGGCCTTCCTGATCAACATTCACCGCGTGACCAGCGAAAGCGATGCGCGCGATTACATCAGCCGGATCGAAGGCGTCGGCCCGGGCATGGCGGAACTGACCTCGCAGTCGCGCGAACGCGCCGATAACGGCATCATGCCGCCTGACTGGGTCTATCCCTATGTCATCTCCGATATCGAGAACCTGCTGTCCGCCGGACTGGACAATGCGATCCTGGAGGATTTCGCGGAGAAGGTGGACGAGCTGGAAATCGACGACGCGGCGAAGGCTGCGCTGATCGCGGATTCCGTCACCGCCTGGGAAAGCTCTGCCCAGCCGGCCTATGAGGGGCTGCTTGCAGAGATGAAGCGGCAGCAGGCGATCGCGCCGACCGATGACGGCATCTGGCGCTTCCCCGAAGGAGCGGCCTATTACGAGGCGCTGCTCGCCAATTATACCACCACCGATCTCTCGGCGGATGAAATCCATGCCATCGGTCTTCGCGAGGTCGATCGCATCCATGGCGAAATGCGCGCCATCATGGCAGAGGTCGGTTTCGAGGGAAGCCTGCAGGACTTCTTCGAATATACCCGCACCAACGACCGGTTCTACTACACCAGCCGCGAGGAATATCTCGCCGATGCGCAGGCTGCGATTGACAAGGTCGAGGCCGTGATGCCGCAATGGTTCGGCACGCTGCCGACCGATCCGCTGGTGATCAAGCCGGTCGAGGCGTTCCGCGAGAAAAGCGCAGGGAAAGCGTTCTACCAGCGCCCCGCGCCCGATGGATCCCGGCCGGGCACGTACTACGTGAACCTCTACAACCTGAAGGATATGTCGGCCAACGAACTGGAAGCGCTGGCCTATCACGAAGGCCTGCCGGGCCATCACCTGCAGCTTTCCATCCAGACCCAGCTCGGCGACGTGCCGCCCTTCCGCCGCTTCGGCGGGGTCACGGCTTATAGCGAGGGCTGGGGCCTCTATTCGGAAGAGCTGGGCAAGGATATGGGTTTCTACACCGATCCCTATTCCGATTTCGGCCGGCTGGGGATGGAACTGTGGCGCGCGTGCCGGCTGGTCGTCGATACCGGCATCCACCACAAGCGCTGGACGCGCGAGGAAGCGATTGCCTACCTCACCGAGAACACACCCAATCCCGATGGCGACATCCGCAAGGCGATCGAACGCTATGCCGTCTATCCGGGGCAGGCGACCGCCTACATGATC
This is a stretch of genomic DNA from Erythrobacteraceae bacterium WH01K. It encodes these proteins:
- a CDS encoding DUF885 domain-containing protein → MKAVWVIGVAGLALGGCATVDGYGADGTASAATVQPVAPETASPVNASAIAAAENIGSLFEAYDDASLELSPLGKAYRGIRDEDYGEWGDFTDAGERQSFELLQFTAEQMRGKFDVDALPEQDALSYRLFEAVEERRASLFPYRKYGYIFDQMNGAQSQLPAFLINIHRVTSESDARDYISRIEGVGPGMAELTSQSRERADNGIMPPDWVYPYVISDIENLLSAGLDNAILEDFAEKVDELEIDDAAKAALIADSVTAWESSAQPAYEGLLAEMKRQQAIAPTDDGIWRFPEGAAYYEALLANYTTTDLSADEIHAIGLREVDRIHGEMRAIMAEVGFEGSLQDFFEYTRTNDRFYYTSREEYLADAQAAIDKVEAVMPQWFGTLPTDPLVIKPVEAFREKSAGKAFYQRPAPDGSRPGTYYVNLYNLKDMSANELEALAYHEGLPGHHLQLSIQTQLGDVPPFRRFGGVTAYSEGWGLYSEELGKDMGFYTDPYSDFGRLGMELWRACRLVVDTGIHHKRWTREEAIAYLTENTPNPDGDIRKAIERYAVYPGQATAYMIGKLKIMELREMARTELGDDFDIRGFHDAILLSGPVPLSIMEENVAAWVAGQKDS